The sequence aatagcctcgcaatcatcctgggcaggaatcggtgttctttggcgaggatttgtggcttgtcaaGTCGCacataatgattggcgcctcctttagagtgttcagcgactgcagacttcgtcgagcgtcggtgttacacgtcagctatatgttcttttacgcgggaccctatatttcttttcgtttgcccgatataagggaggccacagttgcaatctattttgtatactcccggttcttgtagaggtatatgacacttgacaggtggtaaaaattgactaatctttttaggcggcttaaaataagtttttatggaagcacgcttcaggatgtagccaatcttgtcggttaCTCCTCTTATATATGGTAATACAActacaattgtaaaatgtaggtagatattgtaactttgactttgcggataaacaacaccttagtcccccccgtgaccatgaaggctgcaaagtcttcgaaacgtcgggagaaaaataaaaaacaaaaaaccgcgatagaatccggaaaattagtttaatttcaactatCTACTAACTTTTATGAATGCAAAAGAGCGAATGATTTAATATTCACACACAAGTAATTTGCCCGAtccgaatgaatgaatgatttgTACGGACACGATAACTTACTTATCTTACCCATATTGTGTACGTCTCGACTTTACCTTTCATTATCCAAACAATATCTTCAAAATTTACTTGTTTACTccaaaaacaaattcaatatgGGACGCCTTTTGATCTTACAGAGTCTGTGTAGCAATTTGTAGCACTACAAATGCAAATATGCGTCCATAACATGATGATAATATGCGTCGCCGATATGCACGCGTGCTTTTAACTTGTCTACGCCTACCATACGAGCTCGTGCgagatacaaaatattcttgATTGTGATCTGTATAAGAGGAGATCGCACGTCACCATGATTCAAAAtccatacttatattatgttgcaAAAGTATCTCTGTCTCTTACGCTTTCGTGACTGAACAATATTTGCTGCTCCTTTCTTATGTTTTCATAGCTTCTTTCTCTATATCTCCGGTTCTGATTATGGTACGCAGTTCGCTTCCTTATAGTCGCTGAAACGAGATCGTTAATTTGGGTTTTTGTCTGCATTCATTATTTGGAAATTTAGGTGTAAATACTCGACTGGACGTAATATGATTTCAACTCTGCTTTATACGTACTCATTCCCTTGTCATATATTATCAAAACTATGCGGAACGGCATGAGTCCACtagttttcttaaataatataacatttattaaatatttgtagacaGCTTCAACCATGGAGGGAATTCCGCTCCGCCGTGAACCCCGTGATGTTACAGCCgaaaactataaaactgtaCACGACTGCGATAGATCAGGTCGCCCAGGATATGGTCGCCAGGTATGTATCAATCGTGCAAAGTAGTCCTATACCCATTTTCAATATAGGTAAGATCCCAATCTCTTTTTTTAATCCCAAAATGAACCAATCGGAACGGAGGCTTTTTGTCGGGATTGGATCAAAGATTAAGATTAGAATCGTTTATTATGTATAGTGAAAATACTCCTtaccaatattaatataataatacattcgAACGCTTctgaaaacatttaattgtttgttagaaattaGTAGACGTCGTCACTGTTAAACGAATTTGGACGAAAGGGGTACACTATTTCTTGGATTAATGTGTCAGTTAGTTTTACCCCGGAAAATAAACAGAGCGAATTGGGAAATAGTTATCAGGCGGGCAGAGCCACGCGACACGTCTTAGTTGAGCATAAACGCTATAAAGATTCAAGACAGGtgcatattctttttttatatgggtTCAGAGAAGTTACTGCATTTTACCTGTTGATAAGTAGAATGGGGTTAAGAGAGAGCGTCAACTGACGGGAAATCATCGTCCCTcaccagtcgatacaattatgccggcctgtcggaaaCCGCATATAATACACAGCCTGATCTCagaatacttacatatttacattGGCTCCTATTGGGGGCCTCACCACCAAcaactacattttttaattacctcgtttaatattttatctatccATTAGAATGAGATCTTTACGTGATGAAAACAATATGCTGCGTGGGAATTTCGACACGGAAATGAATCTTTGGGCTCTGGAGTCCATAGCTGTAGTGGCTCTCGGTATGAGGCTGAATTGCTTTGACCCAAAACTGACTGACGACTCGCCAGCCAAGAGACTGATCCAGTGCGTCCATGACTTCTTCACTATCGCCGAAGACTTGGACTTCAAGCCAAGCATTTGGAAGTACATCACTACACCAAAATTCAAGAAAGCGATGAAACTTTACGAGGATCACGAAAAGTAAGTTTAGAAAGatataatacttaaatgatACAAACCCGGTAGGTGCCGTCCCACAGCCGGGCGCTAGCGAAGTTCCTTTGTATCTGATTGTACTTCAGCACCATCTACTCatttttcaaaatgattttatggAGTTTTAAACAACTGCAGAAGGATATTAAACTGTTAActaatcttaaaatattataattattgtatatcatTACAGTCTATCAAAACATTTCGTTCAACAAGCAATGgaagaattaaaaacaaacaaaggaAAACCGAGCAACGAGAAGGGCGTACTTGAAAAACTGATGGATATCAATGAACAGTTTGCATACATTATGGCCAGTGATATGCTATTCGGTGGTGTAGATACGGTAATTTACTTTATACCATACTGCATTCGATTTTTCGCGTGATTGCACTCGTATTAGtcttttatggaataaaaagttactcacctatattatgataatttaacaTTTCGTCGTTTTTGCAACAACGGCACATCTTAACATCACTTAACACATCATATCTTGCTAGTTGACGATATCTTTAGACTAGCATACTAGACTAGATTTTTCATGTGATTCCGCCCGACAACACATCATATTTGCTAGTCGACGATATCTTTAACCTTAAGTTCGCCTTACATCAAGTGCAGTGAAGTCTTTTTGGAGTATCAGAACTttacaaaacaaactttatCATTCATAATACCAGTCTTCACTTGTAAAGGTCACTCTTCGACAGAGACATAGTATACGAACTAGACtagtcagtatataatataaaaatgtaacaaatcaatTTTCTATTCCATTAGGCTGCTAACACCATAACAGCCACGCTGTATCTCCTCGCGACGCACCCAGAGAAACAACAGAAACTGAGAGAGGAACTGCTATCGAAATCAGAAAAGAAACCTTACCTGAAGGCGTGCATCAAAGAGTCGATGAGGGTAATGCCAGTTGCGTCTGGCAACACGAGGAGAACTACCAAAGAATACAACATACTCGGCTACCACATACCGAAAGACGTAAGTAACTTACAAGTATAGTGTTCAATAGCTagattacaaattttatatcactCGCTTCTATCACACAATGTACAAAATgcatttagaatttatacgcaATGGTTGTGCCACAACCAACTCTGATTCCGCTGCATGCTGCAATATAAACTGGAATAATAAAATTCCTTTATTTACAGATGGAAATTGTTTTCTCTCATCAAGAGATGTCAGTGATGGAGCAATACTACCCGAGACCTAAAGAGTACATCCCAGAACGTTGGGTG is a genomic window of Manduca sexta isolate Smith_Timp_Sample1 chromosome 22, JHU_Msex_v1.0, whole genome shotgun sequence containing:
- the LOC115450154 gene encoding cytochrome P450 CYP12A2, with the translated sequence MYLNRVRICSSRLVAAPTHFVRSITVNSTAVEVEDGTAQLKSWREIPGPSSLPLLGSLHHFIPGGMFYNINGIDFTRKLYQNYGPIVKVDGMVGMNMLIFLFDAESVSQVLRGENWMPIRSGFPSLEYYRKYYKKSKDHEQKPTGLVTEQLQPWREFRSAVNPVMLQPKTIKLYTTAIDQVAQDMVARMRSLRDENNMLRGNFDTEMNLWALESIAVVALGMRLNCFDPKLTDDSPAKRLIQCVHDFFTIAEDLDFKPSIWKYITTPKFKKAMKLYEDHENLSKHFVQQAMEELKTNKGKPSNEKGVLEKLMDINEQFAYIMASDMLFGGVDTAANTITATLYLLATHPEKQQKLREELLSKSEKKPYLKACIKESMRVMPVASGNTRRTTKEYNILGYHIPKDMEIVFSHQEMSVMEQYYPRPKEYIPERWVADKDDPLYHGNAHPFAHSPFGFGVRMCIGRRIAELEVETFLGRIVENFNVEWFGPPPKVVQTALNYFKGPFNFIFKDV